The Pyxidicoccus sp. MSG2 DNA segment CAATCAGTGCCGGGCGTCGGGCCTGGAGGCCTCCGCCTCCCGGGCGAGGCCGGGCCGGGCGCCGATGCCGAGCTGGGTCATGAAGCTCAGCGCGTCGTAGTACTGGCGCATCTCGGCGATCTTCCCATCGCGGAGCTCGAAGACCTCGATGAGGCGTATCTCGATGGCGCGGTTCGAGGGCGGAATCGTCACGTCCCCCGGCCCCTTGAAAGGGCCTTCGTGCGTACCCCGCCCGGTGATTTCCGCGACGACCCGGTCTCCCTGGACGATGAGGTTGGTGACGTCGACCTTCCCGTCCGGCAGAGCGGTGGCCCAGCTCTCACAGTGGTCGATGAGCTTCTCCGTCTCGTCGAAGGGGATGCTCTGCACGATGGCATCCGCGTGCATCACGGTGCGGACGAGGTCGAGGTCCTTCTCATTGAAGGCCCGGTAGAACTCCCGGATGACGGCCGCATTGTCGAGGGTTGCCATGATCGTCGTCCTCCTCCAGACGCCACCGAGCGGAGGACCGTGCGCCCGGCCGTGCCGTCACACGCTCCGGCTCCGTGCTCCTGAGCCGATTCCCCTCGACTGAGTTCGGGACGAGGGCGCCCGTTTGCAAGGCCCTCTCCCGAACCAGCCCGCTCCCTCACGTGGGCTCCTCTCGGGGCCTTCAGCGCCCCCCTCTCAATGCAGGCAGCTGGCGCAGGGGCCAGGTGCACGCGCCATCCACGACAGACGGCGGCGATGATGCATCAGTAGTTCCATGCGACGCAGTCCGTCGTCGTGCGCGTGACGAACTCGGCCAGCGTGCGCATGTTCCTGACGAACGTGCTCGTGTCGAGATAGTCACCGGCGGTGGCGCCGCTTCGCGGGCCACCCGGGCTGTACGTCGTGATCCACTTCTCGTTGTTCACCGTCGTGTCGACGGCTTGCGCCGTGTCGGCGCGGAGCTTCTGGCACGAGCGCTTCATCACGGTCGTATCGCTCGCCAGCCGGTCGTACTCCGCATGGATCGCGGCGAGCTGCGACGGGACCTCCCAGGCGTAGTTCTGGTAGGTCGGCGGCGCAGGAGAGAACTGGACCGGGTAACCGCCTGGCTTCACCGTGTAGAAACCGATGTTCGACGGCGAGGTGTCGTCGAGCTCGATGTAGCGGTGGATGAGCGTGTTGCCCGCGGAGTCGACAGTCTCGAGGTACGCGAGCGCAGTCCCGACCGCGTCGCGGTTCGCCGGCACGCTCGGGTCGAGCTGGTAGAGGCGAAGGAGCGCCCACATGACGTCCTGACTCTCCTGGCCCGCGATCGCCGGAGCCTCCCAGTTGCGCGCCCAGCGAGGCTGCATCTGGATGTCGTACTGCTGCGCCCAGGCAGGCTGTGGCTGTGGCATCTGCGCATGGCGAAGGAAGTCACCGAACGCGGTGAGCATGGCCTGATAGGTCGTGGCCCGCGCGGGATATATCTCCCTTGCCCAGTACAACATCTCCACGAAGGCCGACGCGAGGTTGTCGTTCAAGGTCGGGTCGTCCCAGTACTCTTGGGTGTAGGCGTTCGCGTAGCAATTGGCGAGGCCACACGAGGTCCCGATCGAGGGCGGATAGCCCGCCGCCAGCGCCGGGCGCGCGGCGACGGGACCGGCGAACCCCTGTGGGAAGCCGCCATGCGTCGGAAACTGCGAGGTCTCCACCCGCGCGCGGGCGTAGGTGGAGGAGCCGGAGATCGCCGTGTTCGCGAACCCGAGGAGCTGGTCCGTGCGCATCATCGCAATGAGCGCATTCTGTGTGGCCTGGTCGTCGTAGGTCGTCGTCGTACAGCCGCCGCAGCTGCAGCTTGCCGTGGTGTTGAGGTAGCACGCCTTCAACGTCGGCGTCGGTTTGAAGTCCGCGTAGAGGCGCCAGCCCCCCGACTTTATCTGCCCGTGACGCAGCGCCATCGCCGCGTCCGCCGCGTAGGTCTTGAGCACCGGTGTTGCCGGGTCGGCGAGTGCAGCTTCGACGAACGCGATCGTCACGTCCGACGTGCCCGGCGACTGGATCATGATCTGATCGTCGTCGAGCTGGATATCGCCCCAGCGCTCGCTCAGGTTGGCGGCGTTGTGGTGCCACGCATACCCGCCGTTGCGCGCGACCACATCGTGAAAGTACTTCGCCGCGTTCCGCATGCGTCCGAGCGCCTTCGTGCGGAGCGGAGTCGTGGCCCCCTGCCCCGCCTCGCCGAGCCCGATGGTGGTTTGTGGGCCATCGCCCTCCAGCTCGGAGTCAGCCGAAACGCAGGCGGACGTCGCGATGGCAGGGAAGAGAACGAGCGCAAAACGTATTCTCATGAATTGCACGTTTAGCACAGCTTGCCCGGTCGCGACGCGTGGCACCGGGAGGCTGAAGGATGTGGCCTGGCACCAGCCCCGGGCCAGAGCTGCCCAGGGGCCATGCCCATGGGAGGAAGCAGCCCTCCCATGGGCCTTCGCCCATCAACCTGAAGTGACTAGAAGCCCACGCGCGTCATGGTGAACGGCACCGGCGACACGCTGCCGCCCTTCACCAGGACGATGCCGGTGATCTTCCCGGTGAGGGTGCTGCGCTGGATCTGGCTGATGGCGTAGAAGTCCCGCTCCGCGCCCGTCGGAGTCTTGAAGACGATGAGCGCGCCCGTCGCCGGGTTGTTGGGCAGCGCCCAGAAGGTACCCGTCTCCGTGTTGCAACCGTAGATGGGACACGCGCGGCTCACCGTGCGGACGTAGCTCCCCTCCACGTGGTCCACGTACTCCACGCCCGTCAGCGTCATGGAGGTGAGCTCCTCCGCGGCCGCCGGCGGCCAATAGCGCGTGTAGGTCCCCAGCAGCCCGGAGAGGCTGTCCGGCGACTCGTACACCGCGGACTCCGCCGTCTCCAGCGACTCCGCGCCCTCGGGCGCGGGCACCCGCGGCTCCTGACCGCCACAGCCAACGAACAGCCCAAACCCGACGAGCAGCCCTCCAAGACGTCCAATCGAATGCATGTGTTCCCCTGAGGTGTGGTTGTGCAACGCGCCCCTGAACTGAATGATGATTCAGGTTTCATGAAAACTACCGGCGCATCACGGGTCGGTCCAGAACCATCCGGGTCACGGCAACGCTGGAAATGGGCGCCAGTCGTTCTTGCTGAGCCTGACCCGCTTCGGCGGTGAGCAGCCGAGCACGCCGCAGGGCCCGCGCGTCCTGGCCGCGCGGCCGGCCCTTTGTGTGCCGCCCGCGACCGGGGTGGTAGGGTTCCTGCCGTGAGAGCGGAAAAGGTGTACTCGGTCGTCAAGACGCTGGGCCAGGGAGGGATGGCGAAGCTGTTCCTCGCCTACTCGCACCTCCGCCGCGAGAACGTGGTCCTCAAGCAGATGACGCTGAAGGCCGACGAGGCCGGCCGCCGGAGCTTCCTCAACGAGGCGCTCCTCAGCCTGAAGCTCACGCATCCCAACATCGTCCGCGTCTACGACGTCTTCGAGAGCCAGGGCCAGCTCTTCATCGAGATGGAGTGGATTCCGGGCCGGAGCCTGGAGCAGCTCCTCCGGGCCCGCGCGGCCTCGGGGCTCCCCGCCAACATCGTCTGCCGGGTGATGTACGACGTGTGCCAGGCGCTGCATGCGGCGCACCACGCCACGGACTCGCATGGCCGGCGGCTGGAGGTGGTGCACCGGGACGTCAAGCCGTCGAACGTAATGGTGGGCCTGGGCGGCGTCACCAAGGTCATCGACTTCGGCATCGCCTGGTCCGCGCGGGCGACGGCGCCGGCCGCGCATGAGCTGTTCTTCACGCCGGGCTACCTCGCGCCGGAGCGGGCGGTGGAGCTGCTCAGGTCGGTGCCCGGGAGCGATGAGGGCCTTCCGTCGGAGCCGATACCGGTGGATGGCCGGAGCGACCAGTTCTGCGCGGGCGTGCTCCTCTTCGAGATGCTGACGGGCCGGCTGCCCATTCCTCCGCCCGCGGATGTCTCCGTCTCCGTTCCCAGCCAGGTGGCGCACTGCCAGCAGCTCGCACGGTGCCAGGTGGACGTGTCGGCGCTGCCGCCGGGGCTGGCGGACGTCGCCGCGAAGGCCCTCGCGCGCAGGCCGGAGGACCGCTACGGCTCGTGTCAGGAGATGGCGGAGGCCCTGGCGCGGGCCTGTCCCCTGGCGAGCCCGGAAGAGGTGGGACGTTTCCTGCGCGAGTGCTTCCCCGAGGCGCAGCGGGAGGCGGAAGAGGGCCAGCGGGTGCCGGATGCGACCGCGGAGCTCCGCACCCTGGCCATTGGCGCCATGCCCGGACCCGCCGTCCTGGAGCCGCGAAGGGCGCCGCACGTGCCTTCACTGCCCGGTGCCCGCGGAGAGCCCGCCTGGGCCACCGCGGGGGCACTGAACGGCGGGAGCCAGGACCTCCCGGCACCGCCGCCCGAGCGCAAACCGTCGCGGTGGGGATGGGGCCTGGCCTTCGTCCTGGTGCTCGGTGCGGCCGGAGCGGTGATGCTCCGAGAGGATGGATGGCAGTCGGTGGAGGCGGTGCTCCGTGAGCACGGGGGGCCCGTGCTGGATGCGGTGCTCGGTGGGAAGGAGGCGCCGCCGGGGGAGCCGGTCACGCCGGTGCCCGCGCCCGCCGAGGTGCCACCTGCGAGTCCCGTGGCGCAGCCGGAGACAGCTCCGGAGGTGCCGGCCCGCGAAGCCCCCTCCGTCCCGGCCCCGCCGAGCAGGAAGAAGGAAGGACGGCATGGCACGGGGGCCGCCGCCATGGCCGCCGGGGTGCAGCCGATGGAGCCACCGGTCATGGGCAGCGTGGACGCGGGCAGCCCCACCCAGGCGGAGCCTTCCCTGAACACGGAGGCCGGAGGCACCCTCGTGGACGACGCGGCAGGTGGAGGCGCGCCTCGCCTGGAGAAGCAGGCGGAGCCCGAGGATGCAGCCCCGGGCGACGGCTCCCCGGCGGGAGCGCTGGAAGCGGACACAGGCCGGGCCGAGGCGCCCGTCTCCGGCGAGGTTCCGCCGCCGCCCTCGGATGAGCCCCGGCCTTCGAGTCCGGCGACGGAGGGCGGCGCGCGCGATGCGGAGGCCGCTCCGCCGTCAGGGGCCGTGGCTGCGCCCGATGCCGGTGTGGAAGCCGCGCCCGGCCCCCAGGAGCCCTAGAGAAGCCGCCGCATCACTGACTACGGACTCGAGGTCGACAGGTTGGGCATGGCAATCCAGCCCCAGTGACCGGACTGGACATAGCCATACAGGAAGCTGAGGCGGGTCGAGACCTGCACCGCGCTGCCGGAGCTGCAGTCGTAGAGCGGCAGCGAGACGGAGTGCTGGACCTGCGCGCGCTTGAAGTTGAGCCCCGTGTTGTTCGGGTAGACGGCCTTCGTCGGGGACCCCTTCCCTGGCAGGTTGGTGATGAGGTTGATGCGGCCATTGCGCCCCAGGTAGTGGACGGCCAGGTTGTTGGCGGGGCAGTTGTCGGTGATGTGCAGCCCGTCGTAGGGCACGTTGTTCGACGGGATGATGTACCAGTCGCTGTACGTCCCACCCGGGTCGGGGGCCGGCCGGTAGTTCTGGGTCAGCCAGTTCATGATGTTGGTGTAGCCCGCGTCCAGCTGGTCGGGACGAATCCAGCCGCTGATGCCGCCGTTGTTCGTCGGGGCCGAGAAGGCCATGGCCAGGTAGTTCGGAGAGACGGTGGAGATGGTCCTCCGCGTCCCCAGGTTGATACGGACCTGCTGCCCCGCGGCCACGGTGCCCATCACATTCCCGAGGCTGTCGTAGACATTCGCGGCCGAGGTGGTCTTGAAATAGAGCGTCTTCGAGTTGCGATTGCACAGGCGCGGCCGGGGATCACACTTCATGCCTCCCAGCTCGCAGTTGTTGGGTGTGTTGGGTGAGTCCACACCGGGGCTCCCGGTTCCGCAGGCCGCGGAGTCCGCGACGGAGCACGGGTTGGCGGCCCAGTCCGCCGTGCACTCGCCATCCAGCTCCTGCTCCGCGGAGGCGACTTCGTCCCGTCCCTCCACCGCCGCGGGCGGCGTCACGTCCGCGCCGCAGGCCGTGAGCACGGAGACCAACACCCCCAATCCCCAGTGACGAGTGAGAGTCATCCGCGTGTTTTCAATGATTGACATGGTGCCGGATCCTTTATTCGAGCCTCACTCCAGTACGACAGGGCAATCCTAGCGATAGCAGCTTTACAGGAAAAGCATGACTGCCTCCCTGGTGAGGTCGTCAACAACCTCCACATGGGCCACCGGGCACCGCGGAGCTCTGGCGCGGCGCCCAGCGTTGAGGGCGGGCGCGGTTTCACAGGCGAGGGGCCCCGGGCGTCCTGCTGTCCATGGACGACTCGACGAAGGCCTCCTCGCGGACCCACGCGTGGACCCAGGACCCGCTGGTGGCCGAGGGCGAGGGATTCATCCAGCCCCAGCAGCGCCCCCTGGCCCAGCTCCCCGTCTTCTCTCATCCCTGGGCCCTCGCGTTCAGCGCTTCCGGGCCTGGTGACACGGGCCTCCTGCTCATGCAGGAGAGCGCCGAATTCGACGCACAGCTCCAGGTCCTGCCGGGCTTCCTGCCCCAGGCCCTCGGGGTCCACCGGATGGGCGACTACGACGCCGAGCTCGTCATGCGCGCGGCGGATGACCCGGACCGGCCCGCCTCCCTCCCCGCCGACGCACAGCTCCAGCTGGGCGTCGTGCGCGGGAGCCCGTTGCTCCACTTCACGGCGTTCAAGCTCCCCAGGGTTGCCTTCAAGTTCACGAATGGCTCGCCGCGAATCAGCTTCGGCACCCTCGACGTCGGCGGCACGAAGATCTCTTGCTGCGTGCAGCAGAACACGGTCCTGTTCTTCCCGAGCGGCGCGGCCCGCTACCAGAGCGCTTCGACCTCCGACTCGATGCTGACCTTCGACGACGCGACGGCCAGCAACTATTTCGTCCTGGGCACGCTGCCCGACAACTGGTTCGACGATGGCTCCGCGCTCACGCAACTGGCCGAGGCCGCGTTCTCCTACCCCACCGGCTCCACCGTCACGTACACGTACGACTCCACCGGACAGACGGTGGACGTGACGTACACGCTGACGACAGCCAACGTGCTGGGCTTGCCGGTGAACACGGCGGTTCACGGCCTCCTGCCGGGGCACTACCTGCCGAGCCCGATGCAGGACAACACCCCCGTGCTGCAGGGGAACCCGGTACCGGTCCGGAGCAAGGCCGGCAAGCCGATGCGCTTCCTCACCGTGCGCGGAGAGCTCAGGGTCTTCGCCGCCAGCAGCTTCACCTGCCGCTACGCACACCCGGGCATCCCCTCCTGGGTGCCGCCCCTGGACGCGGGCGACCCGCAAGGAAGGGCCCCGTTCGAGAAATGAGTCAGCGTGCGTGCGCTTCCAGCCAGGCCACGCCGCACTTCACCAGGTGGCGTGCGTCGAACAGATGGGACAGCCCCTGCGCGACCCGGCCCGCGCGGCCGCCCCCCTCCGCGAGGCACTGCTCCGCGATGGCCGTGAAGTAGTCCTCTCCGGAAGCGAGCAGCGCGTCCGTCACCGGCTCGCGGGTGTCGAACTCCTCGAAGTCCACCCAGCGCCGCTCGCCGTCCACCCACATGGGCCGCTGGTACCGCGTGATTCGTTTGCCGGGGATGTTCGCCACGTGCTCCGCGTGATGCAGCACCGTCAGCGTGTCGAGCGGCGCGCCGAGCATCAACACCTTGCCGCCCGCCTCCGTCAGCTTGTGCAGCGGAGAGCCCGCGCCATACCCGTACTGCAGCGGGTGGTCCGCGCAGAGCCACTCCGCGCGCGCACCTATCGCCGCCACGCCGGCATCCGGGTGGTCGCTCCGGACCGCCCCGGGCCAGGTGCGAATCGTCTCCGCGAGAATCCCATGGTCCCGGCTCGCTCGCGCGATGCGCTTGTCGAACGTGGGAATCTCCTCACGCAGGCGCGCGTCCTCGAAGTCCTCCGGTTCGACCCCCATCTCCCAGTCCATGTACGCCATCACCGTACCGTCGGCGCCCACCGTGTCGAGCAGCGCCTGCACCACGGCATTCACACCGCCGAGCACGGGGCCCAGGCTCCGGAGGCCGGCATGAACCATCACCCGCTCGCCAGCACCCAATCCCATGCGGCGCAAATCGTCCGTCAAGCTCGTACGCGTCGCGGGCGTCCTCGTCATGGTCCTCCAGGCCTCCTACCTCGGGAACATAGAACGAGCGTTCATATTGAACTCCAGTGAATCCAGTGAAGCGTGTGTTCTATGATCGAGGCATGACCAGTCAGAATGCGCGCGCCGGAGATGCCGTGGCCGCCTTCAACCCGATGGCGCCGGACCAGATTGAGAACCCCTACGCGCTGTACGCGCGGCTGCGCCGCGAGAACCCCGTCTTCCACAGCCCCATGTTCGACCTGTGGGTCGTCACCCGCTACGAGGACATCGCCGAGGTGGAGCGGGACACGGCGCGCTTCTCCTCGGTGGGAGCGCTCGATGCCCGGGCCGAGCCGCACCCCGAGGTGCGCAACATCCTCAAGCAGGGCTACTCGCAGTTCCTCTCCCTCGTGCAGAGCGACCCGCCGGACCACACGCGCATCCGCGCCGTGTTCGGCCGGGCCTTGAGCGCCCAGCGTATCGCCGCGATGGAGCCCTCCATCCGGGCGACGACGAACGGGCTCATCGACGGCTTCGTGGACGACGGCCAGGGGGACCTGGTGCAGCAGTTCGCGTATGCGCTGCCCGCCTTCGTCATCTGCGACCTGCTCGGCGTGCCGCGCGCGGACATGCAGCAGCTCAAGGGCTGGTCCGACGACAAGACGCTCTTGATGTCGGCGACGGCTCCCGTCGAGCAGCAGGTCGAGAGCGCGCACGGCTTCATCGCCATGGAGCGCTACTTCAAGGAGAAGATCCACGAGCGCAGCCGCAAGCCGCGCGAGGACCTGCTCACGCTCCTGGTTCCGCAGTCGATGGGAGGCACCGCGCCATTGAGCGAGCAGGAGGCGGTCTGCAACGCCATGGACCTGTTCTCCGCCGGCCACGAGACGACGACGGGCCTCATCGGCAACGGCGTGTGGCTGCTCCTCAACTCCCCCGAGCAGCTCAAGGAGGTGAAGGAGGACCCGAGCCTGCTGCCCGGCGCCATCGAGGAGATTCTGCGCAAGGAGCCGCCCGTGCGCGGCTTCTTCCGCCAGGTGACGGCGGACACCACGCTCGGCGGTGTCTCGCTTCCGAAGGGCTCGCGGCTGTTCATCCTGTACGAGTCCGGCAACCACGACGAGACGCAGTTCCCCGAGCCGGACCGCTTCGACATCCGCCGCGCGGACGCGAAGAAGCACATGGCGTTCGGCAAGGGCATCCACTTCTGCGTGGGCGCCCAGCTCGCGAAGCTGGAGGGGCGGATTGCCTTCGAGCAGCTCCTGAAGCGGCTGCCCAACCTGCGGCTGCGCACGGATGAGCCCACGGTGCGACGGCCGTACCTCATGCTGCGCGGCTTCGAGCACCTGCCCATCGCCTGGGACGTGCCGGCGTAGGGCTCTCGTCAGGGAGGCGGGCTCGAGGGTGTTGACCCGCGCCGCTTCGAGGAGGACTCGAAGCGGCCGAGCCACGTCAGGCGCCTGGCCCGCGTGGCGGAATCAGAGTGGCGAGCAGGTGGAACAGACGGGCTTGATGAGCTTCCAGCTCCCGCACGTCGTCGGGCCGTCGCCGCTGCGGGGCTGCTGGCAGCACCGCTCGTAGTACGTGCCCGGGAGCCCGAAGCCTCCTCCGGCAACCGTGGCGCAGTTGCCACAGGCCGCGGCCCACTCCGTCTTGCCCTGGATGAAGCCCACCACGGTGGTGGAGCTGGTGCACAGCGGCGTCGAGCCGATGCTCTGCTCGACTTCATCCACCGTCGAAGGCGTCTCTTCCTGGGTCTGGGGCTCCGCCGGACCACAGGCCGCGAGCGCCAGCACGAGGCACGAAGCCGACGCCCAGAGAATCATCTTCCGATGCATGACAGGTCTCCTGAATTGGGTGAGCCGGGCCCTGGACCGGGTGTCCTCAAGGTTCCGGTGTTTCTCACTATACCGAAAGGGAGGGGCCAACTGAGCCAGCGTGGGCCATGTCGCGTGGCCCCCGAGCGCTCTCACGATTGCGTGCCGTCCCGGAGGTGCGCACCTGCATGAAGAGGGGCGGTAGCCCCCGCGACGGGGGGAGCGGCAGGGATGGGAGTGGCACTGCATATCGGGGCGAGCGACGCCCTGGAGCCACGCCTCGCGGCCGAGACGGCGGTGTGCCAGGCACTGGAAGGCACGGAGGCTCCCGTGCTGGCGCTCGCCTTCTGCACGGAGCAGTACGACTCCGCGGCCCTCGCGGGCGCGCTCGGACATGAGTTGGGGAGCATTCCGTGGGCCGGGTGCTCGGCGGCCGGTGTCATCGCGGGGGAGCGGCTGCTCTGGCAGGGCCTGGTGGTGGGAGTCCTCGCCGGGGACGTGCGGGCGGGCGTGGGCGTGGCGGGGCCGGTGAGCCGCAGTCCCTTCGAGTCCGGCCGCAAGGCGGTCGAGGACGCCCTCATGGGCTTCGGCGCTCCTCCTCCCGAGCGCCGCCGCGCGGTCATCCTCCTGCCGGATGCCTTCAGCGCCAACGGGTGCCAGGTGGTGCAGGGCGCCACCCGCGAAGCCGGGGCCGGGGTGGCGTGGGCGGGCGGCGGCGCGGGCGACAACCTGCACTTCGTCCGGACCGCGCAGTTCGCCTTCGGCCACACCTACCAGGACCATGTGGTCGCGGTGGTGCTCGATGCCGACCGTCCCTTCGGCGTGGGGCTGCAACACGGATGGAGCCCCTATGGGCCTCCGGTACTGGCCACCCAGACGCGAGGCCCGGCCGTGGTGGACCTCGACTTCTCCAACGCCTTCGACGTGTACCGCAGCACCGCCGCGCACCGGGGGGACGCGGTGGGCCGCGACGACTTCAGCCACTTCGCCATGCTGCACCCGCTGGGCATCCCCGGCGCCGCGGGCAGCTATGCCATCCGAGACCCCCTCTCCGTGGAGGCGGATGGCGCCCTGCGCTGCCTGGCCGAAGTCCCGGACGGCACCCTGCTGCGGGTGATGGAAGGCGACCCCGAGGCCCTCATCGCCGCCGCGGCCCTGGCGGCGACGGAGGCCCGGGAGCGTGTCGGCGGGGAGCCGGCCTTCGCGCTGGTGTTCGACTGCGTCTCGCGTGCCCGCGTGCTGGGCCCGCGCATCATGGAGGAGCTGCGCGCGATGCACACCGCGCTCGGAAGGAAGGTGCCGATGATGGGGTGCCTCACCTTCGGTGAGGTGGGCTCCTTCGGGGTGTCCCTGCCCCAGTTCCACAACAAGACCTCCGTCCTGCTGTCGCTGCCGGCATGAGTGTCAGTCCTTCCACGCCCTCCTTTCAATCCAACCCGGGAGTGACGCCCAGCCCTCCGGTGGACGCCGTCTCACTGGCGAGCGTGATGCAGGAGTTGACCCGGGCCGCGCTCGACCTGTTCGACGAGGCGGGCGACCTGGATGGCTTCCTGCAACACCTGGCCACCCGGCTGGGCTGCCTCGTCGTGCTGTGGCTGGAGCAGTCCCCCGAGGGAGCGGTGCGGCTGCTGGGCTCCGCGGGACTGTCGCGCACCTCGCGCGCGCTCCCCCTCACCGCGGGGACGGAGGCAGGGCCCGAGCGCGCCCAGGCGGTGGTGCACTGGGGAACCGTCGACCTTCCCTACCCCGAGCTCACGTCGTCCTCGCTGACCGTGTGGCAGTTCCCGTTCCAGCAGGTGCCCGAAGGAGGCCCGCCCTCGGAGTTCCTCCTCTTCTTCGAGTCCTCCCGGCCACTCTTCGCGCAGTACTTCGGGCTGGTGCAGCGCCTGCTCCGGGTGGCGGAGAAGGCGCTGGACCACCGGTGCCTCGATGCGCGCCTGAGACAGAGTGAGCACCGCCTCTCCGAGCAGATGCTGCTCCTCGAATACGAGAACGAGGCGACACTCGACGGCATCCTCATCGTCTCCGCCGACGGGCGCATCGTGAGCCGCAACCGGCGCCTGCTCGAGCTGTGGGGGCTGACCGAGGACGAGGTACGGCGCGGGGGCTCGGCCCGCACACTGCTGCTGGTGTCCGCCCAGCACGTGCGGGAGCCGGCGCGCTTCTTCAGCCTGGTGCGCCAGCTCCTGTCCGCGCCGGAGGGGACCTTCACCGACGCACTCACCCTGCGGGACGGACGCAGCCTGGAGCTCTTCAGCGCTCCGCTGCTGGACCAGGCGGGCCGGGTCTTCGGCCGCGGCTGGTACTTCCGCGACATCACCCAACGCAAGCAGGCCGAGGCGGAGCGGGCGGGACTGCTCGCCCGTGAGCAGGCGGCACGGCAGGCCGCGGAGTCCGCGCGCCAGCGCTCGTCCTTCCTGGCCGAGGCCAGCCGCCGGCTCGCGAAGCACCTGGACGCGGACAAGGCGCTGGCGCAGGCGACCGGGCTGGCCGTTTCGTTCCTGTCCGACTGGTGCGTCGCCCTGCTGGTAGAGGACGACGCCCTCTGCGTGCGCGCCGCCGCCCACCACTCGCCCGAGGGCGTGGAGCAGGTGGGCGCCTTGAGACAGCTGCGGGTGCCGCTCGACGTGCCCGAAGGCGCGCCGCTGGTGGCGCATACGGGCCGCTCGGCGATGGTGCGCGGCGGAGACGCCACCGTGCCACCCCTGGCGCCCCTGGGCCTGCGGGAGCCCGCGCACCTGGAGCTGCTGCGCGAGCTGGGCGTCTCCGCGTGGCTGTCGGTGCCGCTGGTGGCGCGCGGACGGACGCTGGGGGTGCTGACGCTCGTCTCCACCGGGGAGACGCACCGCTGGAGCCCGGAGGACGTGGAGCTCGTCGAGAACCTCGCCGCGCGCGTGGCGCTCGCGGTGGACAATGCGCGCCTGTACGAAGAAGCGCAGCGGGCCATCCGCGTGCGCGACGAGTTCCTCTCGGTGGCGGCCCACGAGCTCTTCACGCCGTTGACGTCGCTCCGCCTCACCGTGCAGGGATTGCAGCGCGGTGCGGGGGTCGCTCCGACACCGCCCTCGCCGGCCGTGCTGAGAATCGTGGACCGGCAGACGCACAAGCTGATGCGCCTGGTGTCCGAGCTGCTCGACACCTCTCAGCTCCGGACGGGACGTCTCAACCTCCACCTCGAGGACGTGGACCTGGGCCAGGTGGTGCGGGATGTGGCCGAGCAACTGGGTCCGGAGCTGGAGCGGACCGGCACGACGCTGACGCTGGACGTGGCCCAGGGCGTGGTGGGGCGGTGGGACCGGCTGCGGCTCGAGCAGGTGGTG contains these protein-coding regions:
- a CDS encoding ester cyclase, whose amino-acid sequence is MATLDNAAVIREFYRAFNEKDLDLVRTVMHADAIVQSIPFDETEKLIDHCESWATALPDGKVDVTNLIVQGDRVVAEITGRGTHEGPFKGPGDVTIPPSNRAIEIRLIEVFELRDGKIAEMRQYYDALSFMTQLGIGARPGLAREAEASRPDARH
- a CDS encoding serine/threonine-protein kinase; amino-acid sequence: MRAEKVYSVVKTLGQGGMAKLFLAYSHLRRENVVLKQMTLKADEAGRRSFLNEALLSLKLTHPNIVRVYDVFESQGQLFIEMEWIPGRSLEQLLRARAASGLPANIVCRVMYDVCQALHAAHHATDSHGRRLEVVHRDVKPSNVMVGLGGVTKVIDFGIAWSARATAPAAHELFFTPGYLAPERAVELLRSVPGSDEGLPSEPIPVDGRSDQFCAGVLLFEMLTGRLPIPPPADVSVSVPSQVAHCQQLARCQVDVSALPPGLADVAAKALARRPEDRYGSCQEMAEALARACPLASPEEVGRFLRECFPEAQREAEEGQRVPDATAELRTLAIGAMPGPAVLEPRRAPHVPSLPGARGEPAWATAGALNGGSQDLPAPPPERKPSRWGWGLAFVLVLGAAGAVMLREDGWQSVEAVLREHGGPVLDAVLGGKEAPPGEPVTPVPAPAEVPPASPVAQPETAPEVPAREAPSVPAPPSRKKEGRHGTGAAAMAAGVQPMEPPVMGSVDAGSPTQAEPSLNTEAGGTLVDDAAGGGAPRLEKQAEPEDAAPGDGSPAGALEADTGRAEAPVSGEVPPPPSDEPRPSSPATEGGARDAEAAPPSGAVAAPDAGVEAAPGPQEP
- the aac(3) gene encoding aminoglycoside 3-N-acetyltransferase, with the translated sequence MTRTPATRTSLTDDLRRMGLGAGERVMVHAGLRSLGPVLGGVNAVVQALLDTVGADGTVMAYMDWEMGVEPEDFEDARLREEIPTFDKRIARASRDHGILAETIRTWPGAVRSDHPDAGVAAIGARAEWLCADHPLQYGYGAGSPLHKLTEAGGKVLMLGAPLDTLTVLHHAEHVANIPGKRITRYQRPMWVDGERRWVDFEEFDTREPVTDALLASGEDYFTAIAEQCLAEGGGRAGRVAQGLSHLFDARHLVKCGVAWLEAHAR
- a CDS encoding cytochrome P450, whose product is MTSQNARAGDAVAAFNPMAPDQIENPYALYARLRRENPVFHSPMFDLWVVTRYEDIAEVERDTARFSSVGALDARAEPHPEVRNILKQGYSQFLSLVQSDPPDHTRIRAVFGRALSAQRIAAMEPSIRATTNGLIDGFVDDGQGDLVQQFAYALPAFVICDLLGVPRADMQQLKGWSDDKTLLMSATAPVEQQVESAHGFIAMERYFKEKIHERSRKPREDLLTLLVPQSMGGTAPLSEQEAVCNAMDLFSAGHETTTGLIGNGVWLLLNSPEQLKEVKEDPSLLPGAIEEILRKEPPVRGFFRQVTADTTLGGVSLPKGSRLFILYESGNHDETQFPEPDRFDIRRADAKKHMAFGKGIHFCVGAQLAKLEGRIAFEQLLKRLPNLRLRTDEPTVRRPYLMLRGFEHLPIAWDVPA
- a CDS encoding FIST signal transduction protein — its product is MGVALHIGASDALEPRLAAETAVCQALEGTEAPVLALAFCTEQYDSAALAGALGHELGSIPWAGCSAAGVIAGERLLWQGLVVGVLAGDVRAGVGVAGPVSRSPFESGRKAVEDALMGFGAPPPERRRAVILLPDAFSANGCQVVQGATREAGAGVAWAGGGAGDNLHFVRTAQFAFGHTYQDHVVAVVLDADRPFGVGLQHGWSPYGPPVLATQTRGPAVVDLDFSNAFDVYRSTAAHRGDAVGRDDFSHFAMLHPLGIPGAAGSYAIRDPLSVEADGALRCLAEVPDGTLLRVMEGDPEALIAAAALAATEARERVGGEPAFALVFDCVSRARVLGPRIMEELRAMHTALGRKVPMMGCLTFGEVGSFGVSLPQFHNKTSVLLSLPA
- a CDS encoding ATP-binding protein — translated: MSVSPSTPSFQSNPGVTPSPPVDAVSLASVMQELTRAALDLFDEAGDLDGFLQHLATRLGCLVVLWLEQSPEGAVRLLGSAGLSRTSRALPLTAGTEAGPERAQAVVHWGTVDLPYPELTSSSLTVWQFPFQQVPEGGPPSEFLLFFESSRPLFAQYFGLVQRLLRVAEKALDHRCLDARLRQSEHRLSEQMLLLEYENEATLDGILIVSADGRIVSRNRRLLELWGLTEDEVRRGGSARTLLLVSAQHVREPARFFSLVRQLLSAPEGTFTDALTLRDGRSLELFSAPLLDQAGRVFGRGWYFRDITQRKQAEAERAGLLAREQAARQAAESARQRSSFLAEASRRLAKHLDADKALAQATGLAVSFLSDWCVALLVEDDALCVRAAAHHSPEGVEQVGALRQLRVPLDVPEGAPLVAHTGRSAMVRGGDATVPPLAPLGLREPAHLELLRELGVSAWLSVPLVARGRTLGVLTLVSTGETHRWSPEDVELVENLAARVALAVDNARLYEEAQRAIRVRDEFLSVAAHELFTPLTSLRLTVQGLQRGAGVAPTPPSPAVLRIVDRQTHKLMRLVSELLDTSQLRTGRLNLHLEDVDLGQVVRDVAEQLGPELERTGTTLTLDVAQGVVGRWDRLRLEQVVQNLLSNAAKYGERKPVELRVMADEGLARLVVIDHGMGVPPEDQERIFAPFERATSSRHFGGLGLGLYIVQRIVQQLGGNIRLRSEPGQGSTFEVELPRTPLPSSRAPPSEARQLH